From the Bombus vancouverensis nearcticus chromosome 3, iyBomVanc1_principal, whole genome shotgun sequence genome, one window contains:
- the LOC117154070 gene encoding ribosomal RNA small subunit methyltransferase NEP1, with product MGKKRKTRDGNSDSEYDPAPKHLHIAHIKNQEKRLIIILENAQLESVKVGNSFQLLNCDDHVSILKKNNRDPGMCRPDITHQCLLMLMDSPLNRAGLLQVYLHTEKNVLIEVNPQTRIPRTFKRFAGLMVQLLHKFSIRASDGPMKLLKVIKNPVTDHLPVGCRKIAMSFSANKVQNPRELVPPDEPIAVTVGAMAHGQVKPDYIEDTISISNYPLSGALTCSKLCSAFEEVWGIV from the exons ATGGGTAAAAAGCGTAAAACTCGGGATGGAAATAGCGACTCTGAATACGATCCAGCTCCTAAACATCTTCATATTGCTCACATCAAAAACCAAGAGAAACGTTTAATTATTATCTTAGAAAACGCTCAATTAGAATCGGTTAAG GTTGGAAATAGTTTTCAGTTATTGAATTGTGACGATCACGTTAgtatattaaaaaagaataatcGTGATCCTGGCATGTGCCGACCAGATATTACTCATCAATGTTTATTAATGTTAATGGACAGCCCGTTAAATAGAGCTGGACTTCTGCAAGTTTATCTCCATACGGAAAAGAATGTTTTGATAGAAGTAAATCCACAAACCAGGATACCAAGAACGTTTAAACGTTTTGCTGGTCTTATGG TGCAATTGTTACATAAATTCAGTATTCGTGCCTCTGATGGTccgatgaaattattaaaagtaattaaaaatccAGTTACCGATCATCTGCCAGTTGGCTGTCGTAAAATTGCAATGTCATTCAGTGCAAATAAAGTACAAAATCCACGAGAATTAGTTCCCCCTGATGAACCAATAGCCGTTACAGTAGGAGCAATGGCACATGGACAG GTAAAGCCAGATTATATAGAAGATACTATATCTATAAGCAACTATCCACTATCTGGTGCTTTAACATGTAGCAAATTATGCTCGGCGTTTGAAGAAGTTTGGGGAATAGTATAG
- the LOC117153924 gene encoding outer dynein arm-docking complex subunit 3, which translates to MQKIFKEKMENPLRNKIVKLEVRLEHIRMMQIKANIARMKYRSMCSDLKQKSVLYASSLKSLEDEIKEQENETKRLEKAKEEAITLKDNMQETLIKEEIEVTNCSKERHAVLEEYRQRVLERKTELERLEKMIFHSRPRDDFDTRGESHVQHAEDITKDEVTRLEETFAKLRSATGVSRSEDVVNRFLGQRATKDNLQKMRLATEQEKMALEKQRLQLIDEMEMRKFSETKDAEQNAEETEKLNRRIDQQRSRRLKADARRQKMEDLLQAITMTLRNVCDKFRDIIDTLPEESSEIQHPLQLLDLINEKLTNTIETFGGRDKYLQVLQEISIDKLETVSITTNSVEGKAARIDGGPLFPRFPSTMTPATLLSEDEEDIPTRNTLKKQAQQLVDIKSRRKAFTFRK; encoded by the exons ATGCAGAAGATATTTAAGGAGAAGATGGAGAATCCGTTGCGAAAC AAAATTGTTAAACTGGAAGTACGTTTGGAGCATATCAGGATGATGCAAATCAAAGCGAACATAGCACGAATGAAATATCGGTCGATGTGCTCCGATCTGAAACAGAAATCTGTGCTTTATGCGTCTTCGTTGAAAAGTCTGGAAGATGAAATAAAGGAGCAAGAGAATGAAACGAAACGTCTGGAG AAAGCGAAAGAAGAAGCTATTACGTTGAAGGATAATATGCAGGAAACATTgataaaagaagaaatcgaGGTTACAAATTGTAGCAAAGAGCGTCATGCTGTCCTCGAAGAATACAG GCAACGCGTGTTAGAGCGAAAAACGGAACTCGAGCGTTTGGAAAAGATGATATTCCATTCGCGTCCGCGAGATGATTTTGACACACGTGGAGAAAGCCATGTACAGCATGCGGAGGACATTACCAAGGACGAGGTGACACGACTCGAAGAGACGTTCGCCAAGCTGCGCAGTGCCACCGGAGTGTCCAGATCCGAAGACGTTGTGAACCGGTTTCTGGGTCAGCGAGCGACTAAGGATAATCTGCAGAAAATGCGGCTGGCCACGGAGCAAGAGAAAATGGCTTTAGAAAAGCAGAGACTGCAGCTTATCGACGAAATGGAAATGAGAAAGTTCTCTGAAACGAAGGACGCGGAACA AAATGCGGAAGAAACGGAGAAACTGAACCGTCGCATCGACCAACAGCGATCGCGCCGATTAAAAGCAGACGCGAGAAGGCAGAAGATGGAAGATCTATTGCAAGCAATTACCATGACATTGCGGAACGTGTGCGACAAATTTCGA GATATAATCGATACGTTGCCTGAAGAATCAAGCGAAATTCAACACCCTTTGCAGCTCCTAGATCTAATAAATGAGAAGCTAACTAATACCATTGAAACTTTCGGCGGTCGAGACAAGTATTTGCAAGTATTGCAGGAAATATCGATTGACAAG TTGGAAACAGTATCGATTACGACTAACTCGGTGGAGGGAAAAGCAGCACGCATAGATGGAGGGCCACTTTTCCCACGATTTCCATCCACAATGACACCGGCGACGTTGCTTTCCGAAGACGAAGAGGATATACCAACCAGAAACACTCTCAAGAAACAGGCACAGCAACTGGTTGATATTAAAAGTCGTCGAAAAGCATTTACTTTCAGGAAATGA